Proteins co-encoded in one Lacerta agilis isolate rLacAgi1 chromosome 6, rLacAgi1.pri, whole genome shotgun sequence genomic window:
- the C6H6orf132 gene encoding uncharacterized protein C6orf132 homolog, which yields MKKNHSVQGTISRLFGKKHASNNSTTSLYVTNPPWIFTQEVTTDNLARTGEVDGIYYGDNRFASVTDSGTATLKPRPRVRPLLTFLPLNAQESHGVAVPTPSVPEGFEEKPALGLASQMNGNYRKYNSVLDLRPKAFEENYLDDEYIPPPPPVPPPPPPPMVDLPPPPMEVPPPPPMEAPPPPSVEPPPPPMVPPPPPPLPAPSPSALAPPSFSYSNLSSPSTPSPPDFIPPTPPPLAFRDGKAPHMPPISPALHTPPFSNGVSKWKSETVLNLRQPETISPNPNLASPSTPTHKVSLLPQSGPEPHLTFPRSLKVPPPTPMRTSSISSAEKESSPRDEQLPKLTPHSRPALPSNFTVRSAAMVHPEGEVAGKATVEKPSLLTTEAGSSKQTSDSNGSSASPLKHEAPPGKETDSSDWASSDDEDWKERSNLDKLKHELSALLSSSCRKEDRPLDRTVSPKTTANVTNSNQVVPDEPKQARPAVTSPKSPAVTESERKGIRPANTPSMGKTSPSDASSTLDNKSTTANSVLKFKDELEALLSPTKDGGPPLAFANLRRNPEPKKQVTLQFGGSQTNSGEPRLPKPTASPNTPTSEVTEKEPKIPSTSAGHLAPDNTCKPPAPPMKPKNELLVPSAPSPASSGTASPLLTASPNMDFSLFQYKMHRTRFGSIDSLASASSSQTTEDGTTSTNNNENQRGSAERRPSETSTTSWKTEKMNSEVLVHPVTGEKVERGSPMALLLAAQQRAQRGRSSASASRQNSYLSERPQFKLSEKLHSNSQSETGSPTIYYSDSKPNSVMIVPKSPQKESLAASENKQCNGAGIPDSSTLGLSEGQRGQKPQTFSSASEQCGNAQKVKEMNVSQNLPSSNRHGTSMLVQGLLSHSRQEAPLHSLTAPQNHAKDNNDEVEEGFDYEIIPPPPEFSNDAQVVPDNSSKGDENHKALNIPGGNQASNKQLNSNPSSYNYSNSYSLTSKSILENSMRPSGYSHHYPGGSYSSSYLSSYDNSRPLIKKRLYVTETDGSYSRPTMSSRSMSTPTSSYGHSTMSYNSQAAEGMRRANSTHRNGPNSAQGRRVSLELPGKMVTYSNAASEAMYKGQNGEYATNTAAAGRSSHGSQQYSGTANTFTVRPGARQPISYSYQGGLR from the exons AATGCTCAGGAGTCTCATGGAGTGGCTGTGCCAACGCCATCAGTACCAGAAGGCTTTGAGGAAAAGCCAGCTCTAG GACTAGCTTCTCAGATGAATGGCAATTACAGAAAGTACAATTCAGTTCTTGATCTAAGGCCCAAGGCATTTGAGGAAAACTACTTGGATGATGAAtacattccaccaccaccacctgttcctcctcctccaccaccaccaatggtTGACCTACCACCACCTCCCATGGAagttccacctccacctcccatggaagctccacctccaccttctgtggaacccccacccccaccaatggTGCCTCCACCCCCGCCACCTCTTCCAGCTCCATCTCCTTCAGCCCTGGCTCCACCTTCATTCTCTTATTCCAATTTGTCTTCCCCCAGTACTCCATCCCCACCAGACTTCATTCCTCCCACTCCTCCGCCTCTGGCTTTTAGGGATGGCAAAGCCCCTCATATGCCTCCCATTTCACCAGCACTTCACACCCCACCATTCTCCAATGGTGTGTCCAAATGGAAATCTGAGACTGTTCTGAACCTGAGGCAGCCCGAAACCATTTCCCCCAATCCAAACCTTGCTTCTCCAAGCACTCCCACCCATAAGGTGTCACTATTGCCACAATCCGGCCCAGAGCCTCACCTTACCTTTCCGAGGTCATTAAAAGTACCTCCCCCGACTCCCATGAGAACATCCTCTATATCCTCAGCAGAAAAAGAATCCAGTCCAAGAGATGAGCAGCTCCCCAAGTTGACTCCTCATAGCCGACCTGCCCTACCATCTAACTTTACTGTACGAAGTGCAGCCATGGTTCACCCGGAGGGAGAAGTTGCAGGGAAAGCCACTGTGGAAAAGCCTTCCCTGTTAACCACAGAGGCTGGAAGTTCAAAACAGACATCAGATTCTAATGGCTCCTCTGCCTCCCCGCTGAAGCATGAGGCGCCACCAGGCAAAGAAACAGATTCTTCGGACTGGGCATCCTCTGATGATGAAGACTGGAAGGAACGCAGCAACCTGGACAAGCTAAAGCATGAATTGTCTGCCCTGCTGTCCTCTTCATGCAGAAAGGAAGACAGGCCACTAGACAGAACTGTATCTCCCAAGACTACAGCCAACGTTACCAATAGCAACCAAGTTGTTCCAGATGAACCAAAACAAGCTAGGCCTGCTGTGACAAGCCCCAAATCACCAGCGGTTACAgaaagtgaaaggaaaggaatCAGGCCTGCTAATACGCCTTCCATGGGCAAAACCTCTCCCAGTGATGCTTCCTCAACACTAGACAACAAATCCACCACTGCAAACAGCGTTTTGAAATTCAAAGATGAACTGGAAGCCTTGTTGTCACCGACCAAGGATGGGGGGCCACCTTTGGCTTTTGCAAACCTAAGACGTAATCCAGAACCAAAGAAGCAAGTTACTCTTCAGTTTGGTGGCAGCCAGACCAATAGTGGCGAGCCCAGGCTTCCAAAACCCACAGCAAGTCCGAATACACCAACGTCGGAAGTGACAGAGAAAGAGCCTAAGATTCCTAGCACTTCTGCTGGTCACTTGGCACCTGACAACACTTGTAAACCCCCAGCCCCTCCTATGAAACCAAAAAATGAACTCTTGGTTCCATCTGCGCCTTCACCAGCCTCGTCTGGCACGGCCTCACCTCTACTAACTGCATCTCCTAACATGGATTTCTCTCTTTTCCAATACAAGATGCATAGGACGAGGTTCGGTTCCATTGACAGCCTGGCCTCTGCGAGTTCTTCCCAAACGACAGAAGATGGAACCACCAgcacaaataataatgaaaaccaaAGAGGCTCAGCTGAGCGCAGGCCCTCAGAGACATCCACAACCTCTTGGAAGACAGAGAAAATGAATAGTGAAGTTTTGGTTCACCCTGTTACAGGAGAAAAAGTAGAGAGGGGATCCCCAATGGCTCTCCTCTTAGCTGCACAACAGAGGGCCCAAAGAGGTAGGTCTTCTGCGTCAGCCTCCCGACAGAACAGCTATTTGTCAGAGAGGCCCCAGTTCAAGTTATCAGAGAAATTGCACAGCAACAGCCAGTCAGAGACTGGGTCACCCACTATTTACTACAGTGACTCCAAGCCCAACTCTGTCATGATTGTACCAAAGTCTCCTCAAAAGGAATCACTTGCAGCCTCCGAAAACAAGCAGTGTAATGGAGCAGGTATACCTGACAGCAGCACCTTGGGCTTGTCAGAGGGGCAGAGGGGTCAGAAGCCTCAGACATTTTCCAGTGCCTCAGAACAATGTGGGAATGCACAGAAGGTCAAGGAGATGAATGTCTCCCAGAATCTTCCCTCATCAAACAGGCATGGGACTTCTATGTTAGTTCAAGGCCTCCTAAGTCACAGCAGGCAGGAAGCTCCCTTGCACTCTCTCACAGCACCCCAAAACCACGCCAAAGACAACAACGATGAGGTGGAAGAGGGTTTTGATTATGAGATCATTCCCCCTCCACCTGAGTTCAGCAATGATGCCCAAGTGGTCCCAGACAATTCTTCAAAAGGGGATGAGAACCACAAAGCCCTTAATATCCCAGGTGGCAACCAGGCCTCAAATAAGCAACTTAATTCCAACCCTTCAAGCTATAACTACAGTAACAGTTATTCCCTGACATCCAAATCAATTCTGGAGAACAGCATGAGGCCCAGTGGATACAGCCACCATTACCCAGGTGGGAGCTACTCCTCTAGCTACCTCAGTTCCTATGACAACAGCCGTCCTCTGATCAAGAAGCGCCTCTATGTGACAGAGACGGATGGGTCGTATAGCCGGCCCACCATGTCTTCTCGCAGCATGAGCACACCCACCTCCTCCTATGGCCACAGTACAATGTCATACAACTCTCAGGCCGCGGAAGGGATGCGCCGGGCTAACTCCACTCACAGGAATGGTCCAAACAGCGCACAAGGGCGAAGGGTGTCCCTGGAATTACCCGGGAAGATGGTGACTTACAGTAATGCTGCCAGTGAAGCCATGTATAAAGGCCAGAACGGAGAGTACGCTACCAACACAGCAGCCGCTGGCAG ATCCTCTCATGGAAGTCAACAATATAGCGGAACTGCAAATACATTTACCGTCAGGCCTGGAGCACGACAACCCATTTCTTATTCATACCAAGGAGGTCTTCGATAA